AAGCCCGTTACCTGACGGGCAACTGATGCCGCGCCGGTGGGCGGCGGCGCTGGCCCTGGTGCTGGCGTCCGGGTGCATGGACTTCGAGCGGGTGTCCGGGCCGGACGCCCAGAAGCCGGACGTGGTCGTGCTCCTGCAGAGCATGAACCCGGGCCCGGGGACCGCTCGCGACACGCTGTCGGTGGGCGGCGCCGTTTACAACGCCAGGGGGGTGTCGTTTACCGACGAGTCGCTGCGCATCGGTGGCTGGGCCATCGCGCCGGTCATCTACCCCGGCGACCGGTGGGGCTATGCCGACACGCTGCTGTTTTCGCCGGGAACCCTGGCGCAGCCCGTACGGGTGACGCTCCCCAGTCTGGCCGGCGAGCCCCTGGTGCTGCAGGAGTTCCAGTTTCTGAGCGCGGCGCGCCGTGGCCCGGATACGCTGACGGTGCGCGCGGGCCAGGATCTCGTTCTGCCCGTGGAACCGGGGGCGCTGACGTCCGGTGCCGTCCAACCGAGTGTCGAGCAATGGGCCGTGTACGTGCAGCGTGGACACGGGCACTTTACCATGAGTGCCACGTCTCCGCTTCCGCGCAGCGTCGTGATCCCCGCTGCGCTGATTCCCGCGGACACGGCTTCGTCGATGGTGGTGGCGCTGCGCTCCAGCAGGTTGTTGCAGGCCTCCGGCAATGGGACCGTCCACGTGGATGCCGAGGCAAGCCTCCTGTGGCGGGTGCGAATCGCCCCCTGAAGCACGTTTCCCCCGGGCCGCGGCGAATCCGCCGTTGAGCCCGGGCGGGCGGCCGGGTACATTCAACCGCTCGCGATGCAGGACCGACCAGGAACCCGCCGGGGAGACCATGCCGGAGACGCCGCTCAAGGAACAGCTCCGTACCGACCTCAACCAGGCGCGCCGCGACCGCGACAAGCTGCGCACCACGGTGCTGTCCACCTTCCTCTCCGAGATTCGCAACAAGGAGATCGACCTGGGCCGGGAGGCGGCGGACGACGACGTGCGCGGCCTGCTGACCACCGCCATCAAGCGCCGCCGCGAAGCCGCCGAGCAGTTCCGCGCCGGCAGCCGCGCCGAGCTGGCGGAAAAGGAAGATCAGGAAGCCGCGCAGCTGCAGGCGTACCTGCCCCCCGCGCTGGGCGACGACGAGGTGCGCGCGATGATCCGCGAGGCGATGGACGCCGGCGCCACGGATCTGGGCGGCATCATGAAGGCCGTCAGCCCGCGGGTGAAGGGGCGGTTCGAAGGCAAGGAGCTCAACCGCTTGGCCCGCGAGGCGCTGGCCTGAAGACAGCAGTTCCACGCAGAGGACGCAGAGAAAACGGAGAGGACGCAGAGAAACGACGTCGTTCCTCTGCGTCCTCTCTTTCACCCTCCGCGTCCTCTGCGTGAAGCGTTTCTCTTGGGAAGTGGGGGCAGCGGAGGAGGTGACACGCAGCTCTTGCGCGTCACTCTGTCCACTTGTAAGCTTCGTTCGCGCCCTCGCATCCATTCACCCCCTCGTCTGGCACGGCCATGCCGTCCCGCGCACTGCAGGTATGGCACGCCGACAGCCGGCGAGCGCTGGACGAGATCGAATCCGCTCACCGCGCGGTGGGCGGCGCGGGCCGGGGGCGGCGCACGGCGACGCAGCAGATCAACCAGGCCTACGCCGTCCTGCTCGCGTCGCAGTTCCAGCGCTTCTGCCGCGACCTGCACACCGAGTGCGTCGAGCACCTGATCGGATGCGCAGTTGCAGCGACGTTCGGCTTCATCATGCGGAGCCGGTTTCTCGAGGGGAGAAAGCTCGACGCTGGCAACCCCAATCCGGGTAACATCGGGTCTGACTACGGCCGGCTCGGCATGCCGTTCTGGGATGCAGTCGCGGCGCTGGACGCCCGGAACAAGGAACGGCAGCGCACGCTTTCGGAGTTGAACCTGTGGCGCAATGCAATTGCACACCAGGATTTCACGCGCAGTGAACTCCACGGTCGAAACCGGGTGCGTCTGGCCCAGGTGCGAGCCTGGAGAGCTGCTTGCAATCGCTTGGCAGTGGACTTCGACCGGGCGGTGCACGCACATTTGACGGACCTGACCGGTAAGCCCCCATGGCAGGAGGAAGAATGGGAAGGAAGAAGACGAAGCCGCTGACGCTGCCGGTGGGCACCCGCGTGCTCGTGCACTGGCCGACGACGACGACGGAAGCCGAGGTGATCGAGGACCGCGGCTACCTGGGCATCGGCGGGCGGCAAATCGTAAGGATCCGCGCTACGCAGGAAACCGATCTGCCCAAGGATTTCGAAGTGCCCGCTGAGGAACTTGAAGTCATTTCGCTGCCGGAACCCAAGGTGCGGCGCCGGGCAGCAAGTTAACGAGAGAGGCCGTCCGAGGCGCTGGCCTGAAGACAGCAGTTTCACGCAGAGGACGCAGAGAAAACAGAGAGGACGCAGGGAAACGAAAGTCGTTCCTCTGCGTCCTCTCTTTCAACCCCTGCGTCCTCTGCGTGAAACGTTCTGTTGTAGGGGGACGAGCGCCTCAGCCCAGGAGGTCGTCGACGGTGTCGAGGACGGAGCCGCGCGCCATGTTGGCCGACTCGTAGGCATGGATGCGCAGCAGGGTGGCGCGGTCCAGGTCGGCCTCGCTCAGCCAGTCGACCAGCGTGTCGCGGTCCATCCCGTCGTAGCCCAGCACCGGCTCCTCCATTTCCAGCGACGTCGGCAGGCGATCGTCGTCGTCACCGCCGGAGGTGGCGGGGCGCAGCCAGCGCTGCGTAC
This genomic interval from Longimicrobium sp. contains the following:
- a CDS encoding GatB/YqeY domain-containing protein — encoded protein: MPETPLKEQLRTDLNQARRDRDKLRTTVLSTFLSEIRNKEIDLGREAADDDVRGLLTTAIKRRREAAEQFRAGSRAELAEKEDQEAAQLQAYLPPALGDDEVRAMIREAMDAGATDLGGIMKAVSPRVKGRFEGKELNRLAREALA